In the genome of Pontibacter actiniarum, the window TAGGTACCGGCTCAGGATCAGCACAAAACCTGTGGTGATGTTCCAGAAGGGCGTGTTGTCGCCGAGCCCCTCAAAGCCGGAGCCGTTGTTCGCGGCAGAGGAAGTATACTCGTACAGCATTTCGGAGAAGCCGTGGAAGCCGGGGTTGTTTAACCAGCCGATTTCCGGGTTCTGTACATACACATAGGCCGCTAGCGCCGTACCTGAAAGTATAAGGAAAGGGTGCAACAGCGCGATTATAATGGCGATCTTTACCTCCCGGGCCTCTACCTTCTTACCCAAAAACTCTGGCGTGCGCCCCACCATCAACCCGGAGATAAACACGGCAATGATGATAAAGACAAAGAAGTTAAGGAAGCCCACACCCACCCCTCCGTAGAAGGAGTTGATCATCATGCCCAGCATGGTATTCATACCTGAAAGCGGCGTGAGGGAGTCGTGCATGGCATTCACGGACCCGTTGGAGGTAACCGTGGTGCTGGTGGCCCACATACCTGAGGCAGCAGCGCCCAGGCGCATTTCCTTGCCCTCCAGGGAGCCCAGACCTTGATCAATGCCCATATTGGAAATGGCAGGATTGCCGTTCATCTCGAAGTATACGGTTGTCGTCAGCAGCAGCAGGAAGCCTACCGTCATGGCACCGAACACCATCCACCCCAGGCGCTTGCGGTCCAGGTAAAAGCCTAGCGCAAAAGCCAGCCCAATCGGTATCAGGATGATCACCATGTTTTCTACCATGTTGCTCAGGTAGGTAGGGTTTTCGAGCGGGTGCGCGGAGTTCACCCCGAAGAAGCCACCGCCGTTGGTCCCCACCTGCTTGATCGCGACCATAGCGGCTGCCGGGCCTCTGGATATCTGCTGCTCCACTCCTTGCAGAGTAGTGATGGTGTCTTTGCCTTCGAACGTCATCGGTGTGCCCTGCGTGGCAACTATTACCGCTACCACCACACTTAAAGGCAGCAGAATGCGGGTACAGCTTTTCAGGAAATAGTCGAAGAAGTTGCCCAGGTGCTGTGTGCTGCGGCTGCGCATGGCGTTGAATACCACGGCGCAGGCAGCCATACCTGTGCCTGCCGTCACGAACTGCAAAAAGCACATGACCCCCAGCTGCGAAAGGTAGGAAAGCCCCGTTTCGCCGGAATAGTGCTGCAGGTTGCAGTTTACCAGAAAGCTGATAGCCGTATTAAAGGCCAGGTCAGGCGACATGGACGGGTTGTTATCGGGGTTCCAGAACGGGTGGTGGCTCTGCGTCATCAGCAGAAACATAGCCCAGAAGAACCAGATCAGGTTAATGCTTAGCAGCGCGACCATACTTTGTTTCCAGGTCATTTCGCGGCTGGCGTCGATGCCGCTCATGCGGAAGAAGAAGCGCTCCAGCGGTGCCATAAAATCAAGCCAGGTACGCTCTCCTTTGTATACTTTCGCGAT includes:
- the kdpA gene encoding potassium-transporting ATPase subunit KdpA, whose amino-acid sequence is MLTDILGVIAMFLLTVAIGLPLGKYIAKVYKGERTWLDFMAPLERFFFRMSGIDASREMTWKQSMVALLSINLIWFFWAMFLLMTQSHHPFWNPDNNPSMSPDLAFNTAISFLVNCNLQHYSGETGLSYLSQLGVMCFLQFVTAGTGMAACAVVFNAMRSRSTQHLGNFFDYFLKSCTRILLPLSVVVAVIVATQGTPMTFEGKDTITTLQGVEQQISRGPAAAMVAIKQVGTNGGGFFGVNSAHPLENPTYLSNMVENMVIILIPIGLAFALGFYLDRKRLGWMVFGAMTVGFLLLLTTTVYFEMNGNPAISNMGIDQGLGSLEGKEMRLGAAASGMWATSTTVTSNGSVNAMHDSLTPLSGMNTMLGMMINSFYGGVGVGFLNFFVFIIIAVFISGLMVGRTPEFLGKKVEAREVKIAIIIALLHPFLILSGTALAAYVYVQNPEIGWLNNPGFHGFSEMLYEYTSSAANNGSGFEGLGDNTPFWNITTGFVLILSRYLPIIGPVAIAGIMASKRYIPESAGTLKTDTGTFGLMVFFVIWIVAALAFFPSLVLGPIAEYFTIY